The Streptomyces sp. CC0208 genome window below encodes:
- a CDS encoding DUF2567 domain-containing protein: MTAPLTPPPPPHEPSPHEPSSHDAWQAPGAAYAAPAEPRYGHGGPGMKTELLEGTVIMVAVALAGALLGVLWWWLAPHVPLVGDVDEQGSWVVYLKDTEGEQAVGVDGTLTLLALAFGFVSALAVFLWRRRGGVPLVVGLAVGGVLASLLAWRVGTWLGPTSDVIAHAKAVGKGVTFSAPLKLGAKGALLAWSFAGLVVHLGLTALFGPRDPEPAYGAAVPGDGYGTPAQ, from the coding sequence GTGACCGCTCCGTTGACGCCTCCTCCGCCGCCGCACGAACCGTCCCCGCACGAACCGTCCTCGCACGATGCCTGGCAGGCCCCCGGTGCCGCCTACGCGGCTCCTGCCGAACCCCGGTACGGGCACGGCGGGCCCGGGATGAAGACCGAGCTGCTGGAAGGCACGGTGATCATGGTCGCCGTGGCGCTCGCGGGGGCGCTGCTCGGGGTGCTGTGGTGGTGGCTGGCTCCGCATGTGCCGCTGGTCGGGGACGTGGACGAACAGGGGAGCTGGGTCGTCTATCTCAAGGACACCGAGGGGGAGCAGGCGGTCGGGGTGGACGGGACGCTCACCCTGCTGGCCCTGGCCTTTGGTTTCGTGAGCGCGCTGGCCGTGTTCCTGTGGCGGCGGCGGGGCGGGGTGCCGCTGGTCGTGGGGCTGGCCGTCGGGGGAGTGCTGGCGTCTCTGCTCGCGTGGCGGGTGGGGACGTGGCTCGGTCCCACGTCCGACGTGATCGCCCATGCCAAGGCCGTGGGCAAGGGGGTGACGTTCTCCGCGCCGCTGAAGCTGGGGGCGAAGGGGGCGTTGCTCGCCTGGTCGTTCGCGGGCCTTGTCGTGCATCTGGGGCTCACGGCGCTGTTCGGGCCGCGGGATCCTGAGCCGGCGTACGGGGCGGCGGTCCCGGGGGACGGGTACGGGACGCCCGCGCAGTAG
- a CDS encoding ABC transporter permease: protein MSVVPAEALQGGAPAVEETGRDAAAELGPRARLWPSLAAVYRAQLSRARVARIPLLFVATFQSIGIMILMRGVVDGGGEAQSVVAGASVLVVAFVALNLLAQYFGQLRASGGLDHYATLPVPPAAVVLGAAGAYASFTVPGTVVTAVFGCVLFGLPLAHLWVLVAVIPLAGAALAGLGAALGLLAPRPELATLLGQLGMSAALLLGVLPADRMPGVVRFARDLLPSTYGVEAFARTFGPHPDWAFVLGDLAVCGCVGVVSLAVATWAYRRAAVR from the coding sequence GTGAGTGTCGTACCCGCCGAGGCTCTGCAGGGCGGCGCGCCGGCCGTAGAGGAGACGGGCCGGGACGCGGCCGCCGAACTCGGGCCGCGCGCGAGGCTGTGGCCTTCGCTGGCGGCCGTGTACCGGGCGCAGCTGTCCCGCGCGCGGGTCGCCCGCATCCCGCTGCTGTTCGTGGCGACCTTCCAGTCGATCGGGATCATGATCCTGATGCGGGGGGTCGTGGACGGCGGGGGCGAGGCGCAGTCCGTGGTCGCCGGGGCGTCCGTGCTGGTCGTGGCCTTCGTCGCGCTCAATCTGCTCGCGCAGTACTTCGGGCAGCTGCGGGCGAGCGGAGGGCTCGACCACTACGCCACCCTGCCGGTGCCGCCCGCCGCCGTGGTGCTCGGCGCCGCGGGCGCGTACGCCTCCTTCACCGTGCCCGGGACCGTGGTGACCGCCGTCTTCGGGTGTGTGCTGTTCGGGCTGCCGCTGGCGCACCTGTGGGTGCTGGTGGCGGTGATTCCGCTGGCGGGAGCCGCTCTGGCGGGCCTCGGTGCGGCCCTCGGGCTGCTCGCGCCCCGGCCCGAGCTGGCCACCCTGCTGGGACAGCTCGGGATGTCCGCCGCGCTGCTGCTCGGGGTGCTGCCCGCCGACCGGATGCCCGGGGTGGTGCGGTTCGCCCGGGACCTGCTGCCGTCGACCTACGGCGTCGAGGCCTTCGCCCGGACCTTCGGGCCGCATCCCGACTGGGCCTTCGTGCTCGGCGACCTCGCCGTGTGCGGGTGCGTGGGAGTGGTCTCGCTGGCCGTCGCCACCTGGGCCTATCGCCGGGCGGCCGTCCGGTGA
- a CDS encoding ABC transporter ATP-binding protein has product MCAVRGLTKTYPAVRGRRGTPATPEVRATDDVRLDIRRGEIFGLLGPNGAGKTTLVRQLTGLMRPDRGSVEILGHDIVRHPDRASRILAYLGQESTALDELTVSLAAETTGRLRGLEARKARAERDAVLDELGLTPIAGRPLKKLSGGQRRLACFASALVGERPLLVLDEPTTAMDPVARRAVWSAVDRRRAERGTTVLLVTHNVIEAETVLDRVAVLDQGRVIACDTPTGLKEQVAGEVRVDLVWREAAPLHVPEVAALQERAVAAGRRWTLRLAPEEARAVVATVTGGAAFAALDDFTLATPSLEDVYLALGGAAQQGLVKA; this is encoded by the coding sequence GTGTGTGCGGTGCGCGGACTGACCAAGACCTATCCCGCGGTGCGCGGGCGGCGCGGGACGCCGGCGACGCCCGAGGTGCGGGCCACCGACGACGTACGGCTGGACATCCGCCGCGGTGAGATCTTCGGGCTGCTCGGGCCGAACGGCGCCGGAAAGACCACACTCGTACGGCAGCTCACCGGGCTGATGCGGCCCGACCGGGGCAGTGTCGAGATCCTCGGGCACGACATCGTGCGCCACCCGGACCGGGCCTCGCGGATCCTCGCCTACCTCGGCCAGGAGTCCACCGCCCTCGACGAACTCACCGTCTCCCTCGCCGCCGAGACCACCGGTCGGCTGCGCGGCCTGGAGGCCAGGAAGGCGCGGGCCGAGCGGGACGCCGTACTCGACGAGCTGGGGCTCACGCCGATCGCCGGGCGGCCGCTGAAGAAGCTCTCCGGCGGGCAGCGACGGCTCGCCTGCTTCGCGTCGGCGCTCGTGGGGGAGCGGCCGCTGCTCGTGCTCGACGAGCCGACCACCGCGATGGACCCCGTGGCGCGGCGCGCGGTGTGGTCCGCCGTGGACCGCCGGCGGGCCGAACGCGGCACGACCGTGCTGCTCGTCACCCACAACGTCATCGAGGCGGAGACGGTCCTGGACCGGGTCGCCGTCCTCGACCAGGGTCGGGTGATCGCCTGCGACACACCCACCGGCCTCAAGGAACAGGTCGCGGGCGAGGTCCGCGTCGACCTCGTGTGGCGCGAGGCGGCCCCGCTGCACGTGCCCGAGGTCGCCGCGCTCCAGGAGCGGGCCGTGGCCGCCGGGCGCCGCTGGACGCTGCGGCTCGCCCCCGAGGAGGCCCGCGCGGTCGTCGCCACCGTCACCGGCGGGGCCGCGTTCGCCGCGCTGGACGACTTCACGCTCGCCACACCCAGCCTGGAGGACGTGTACCTCGCGCTGGGCGGGGCCGCGCAGCAGGGACTGGTGAAGGCTTGA